The Pangasianodon hypophthalmus isolate fPanHyp1 chromosome 13, fPanHyp1.pri, whole genome shotgun sequence genome includes a window with the following:
- the wfikkn2a gene encoding WAP, Kazal, immunoglobulin, Kunitz and NTR domain-containing protein 2, which produces MWWMLFPRWIWFFLGHVCVLRVHLRVRAMTVSKVVYSHAGMCPNEMNPNLWVDAMSTCMRECQSDQDCETFEKCCLNVCGSKSCVAARYRDMKGNKGPVGMPKEATCDKFMCTQQGSECDIWDGQPVCKCRDRCEREPRFTCASDGMTYYNKCYMDAEACSKGVTLTEVTCRFHLLWPNTSPPPEETTMLPTTVYLETTPVDIQAPIVISNPGQNIVFVGETASFLCEVTGKPKPEITWEKQVEGKENTVMRSNYVQGNIVVTNIAQLVIYNAQLQDAGIYTCTAKNLGGSTQTHFMLSVIRQDQAMNESLVNSTRLPAEECLKAPDMGDCGEETISWYYEAKRNNCFTFTYSQCNKNRNHFDTYKSCMLSCGAELAAPCSLPSVQGPCKSYEPRWAYNHLLKKCQSFVYGGCGGNENNFESKEACEDMCPFPKNHNCKLCKPKQRMITSFCKSDFVILGRITELTEDQDSGHALITVDEILKDEKMGLKFFGQEPLEVTLLNIDWSCPCPNITNAEGQLIIMGEVHNGMAVLQPDSFVGGSSSRRIRKLREVINKKACAFLKEIGNTQ; this is translated from the exons ATGTGGTGGATGTTGTTTCCCCGATGGATCTGGTTTTTCCTTGGGCACGTCTGCGTTTTGCGCGTGCATCTCCGGGTCCGGGCCATGACTGTGTCCAAGGTGGTGTATTCTCACGCCGGAATGTGTCCTAATGAGATGAACCCGAACCTCTGGGTGGACGCGATGAGTACCTGCATGCGCGAGTGCCAGTCAGATCAG GACTGTGAGACTTTTGAGAAGtgctgtttaaatgtgtgtggaAGCAAGAGCTGTGTGGCCGCCCGTTATAGGGACATGAAGGGAAATAAAGGACCAGTGGGAATGCCAAAAGAGGCCACATGTGACAAGTTCATGTGCACCCAGCAGGGTTCAGAGTGTGACATCTGGGATGGACAGCCTGTGTGCAAGTGCCGTGACCGCTGTGAGCGGGAGCCTCGTTTCACCTGTGCCTCAGACGGTATGACCTACTACAACAAGTGCTACATGGATGCAGAGGCCTGTTCCAAGGGTGTCACCCTTACTGAGGTCACTTGCCGGTTCCACCTGTTGTGGCCCAACACCAGCCCTCCTCCTGAGGAAACGACTATGCTTCCTACCACTGTTTACCTGGAAACTACCCCTGTGGATATCCAGGCTCCAATAGTGATCAGCAATCCAGGGCAAAACATTGTGTTTGTAGGTGAGACAGCAAGCTTCCTGTGTGAAGTAACTGGCAAACCCAAACCAGAGATCACATGGGAGAAACAAGTGGAGGGAAAAGAGAACACAGTCATGAGGTCAAACTACGTACAAGGTAACATAGTAGTGACTAACATTGCTCAACTTGTCATCTACAATGCCCAGCTCCAAGATGCTGGCATTTATACCTGCACCGCTAAAAACCTGGGTGGATCTACACAGACGCACTTCATGTTGTCTGTCATACGTCAGGATCAAGCCATGAATGAGAGCTTAGTGAATTCCACACGTCTTCCTGCTGAGGAGTGTCTGAAAGCACCTGATATGGGTGACTGTGGAGAGGAAACCATCAGCTGGTACTATGAAGCCAAGCGGAACAACTGCTTCACCTTCACCTATAGCCAGTGCAACAAGAACAGAAACCACTTTGACACGTACAAGTCATGCATGCTATCCTGTGGAGCAGAACTAGCTGCCCCTTGCTCCCTCCCTAGTGTCCAGGGACCCTGCAAATCTTATGAGCCACGGTGGGCATACAACCATCTCCTCAAGAAGTGCCAATCGTTTGTCTATGGTGGCTGTGGTGGCAATGAGAACAACTTTGAAAGTAAGGAGGCCTGTGAGGACATGTGCCCCTTCCCCAAGAACCACAACTGCAAGCTGTGCAAGCCAAAACAAAGGATGATTACCAGCTTCTGCAAGAGTGACTTTGTGATCTTGGGTCGCATTACAGAACTGACAGAAGACCAAGATTCAGGCCATGCACTCATCACAGTAGATGAGATCCTAAAGGATGAGAAGATGGGACTGAAGTTCTTTGGACAGGAACCCTTGGAAGTGACACTGCTCAACATAGACTGGAGTTGTCCGTGTCCCAACATCACTAATGCTGAGGGCCAGCTGATTATCATGGGGGAGGTGCACAATGGGATGGCGGTACTGCAGCCGGACAGCTTTGTGGGAGGCTCCAGCAGCCGTCGCATACGCAAGCTCCGCGAAGTCATCAACAAGAAGGCATGTGCTTTTCTCAAGGAGATTGGCAACACACAATAG